The proteins below come from a single Pseudanabaena sp. BC1403 genomic window:
- a CDS encoding FAD-dependent oxidoreductase, protein MSLFESVRSQMPAEIPAQLERMDAFWTSYRQSNQEVTKVVQTTSAKLGDKDFDAIVCGGTLGIFIASALQRRGWRVAIIEQGILRGRAQEWNISRKELNAFLELDLLTEAELETAIATIYNPARVGFQGGKDLWVRDILNIGVDPVYLLEILKQKFLDAGGILLEQTAFKQAIAYADGVAVEVASAKGAENKRITGRLLLDVMGHFSPIAKQARSQVQGNIKPDGVCMVVGSCAKGIPEKSYGDLIYSFTPIQKQCQYFWEAFPAKDGRTTYMFTYVDADPQRPSFAELMEDYLFWLPKYQEIELAQLEFQRVLFGFFPSYKQNPLQTPWDRILQVGDSSGMQSPLSFGGFGAMVRHLPRLTDGIDTALRSDLLAKENLRSLQPYQPNLSVTWLFQKSMSVAVNQQIESDRINYLLGVTFNSMEKLGDRVLYPFLQDVVQFIPLARTMLAMSIADPVLVLKIMQQVGIPTLLDWLKHYLGLGAYSFLNQIGKRVEPAIANLLPEQKYQWQRQIDAWHYGSGGDYQSQEE, encoded by the coding sequence ATGTCTTTATTTGAGTCTGTGCGATCGCAAATGCCTGCGGAAATTCCAGCGCAATTAGAACGCATGGATGCTTTCTGGACGAGCTATCGCCAAAGCAATCAGGAAGTCACGAAGGTCGTTCAGACAACTTCAGCGAAGCTAGGCGACAAAGATTTTGATGCGATCGTTTGTGGTGGCACATTGGGCATATTTATCGCCTCTGCATTGCAGCGTCGAGGCTGGCGCGTGGCGATTATTGAACAGGGCATATTGCGGGGCAGAGCGCAGGAATGGAATATTTCCCGTAAGGAGTTAAATGCATTTTTAGAATTAGATTTATTAACTGAAGCAGAACTAGAAACTGCGATCGCGACAATCTACAATCCTGCGAGAGTTGGCTTTCAGGGAGGTAAAGATCTTTGGGTGCGTGACATTCTCAATATTGGCGTTGATCCTGTTTATTTATTAGAAATTCTGAAACAAAAGTTTTTGGATGCTGGTGGAATATTATTAGAACAAACTGCTTTTAAACAGGCGATCGCCTATGCTGATGGTGTTGCTGTGGAAGTTGCATCTGCCAAGGGAGCGGAAAACAAGAGGATTACAGGACGATTATTGTTAGATGTGATGGGACATTTCTCTCCGATCGCAAAACAAGCGCGATCGCAAGTACAGGGAAATATCAAGCCCGATGGTGTTTGTATGGTGGTGGGAAGCTGTGCGAAGGGAATACCCGAAAAATCCTATGGTGACTTGATTTATAGTTTCACGCCCATACAAAAACAATGCCAATATTTTTGGGAAGCCTTTCCTGCTAAAGATGGCAGAACCACCTATATGTTCACCTATGTGGATGCCGATCCACAGCGTCCCAGCTTTGCAGAACTAATGGAAGATTATTTGTTTTGGCTGCCCAAATATCAAGAGATAGAACTGGCTCAACTAGAATTTCAACGAGTTCTCTTTGGCTTTTTCCCTTCTTACAAGCAAAATCCTTTACAAACGCCTTGGGATCGGATTTTGCAGGTTGGTGATAGCTCAGGAATGCAATCGCCGCTTAGCTTTGGTGGATTTGGCGCAATGGTGAGACATTTACCCCGTTTGACCGATGGGATTGATACGGCTTTGCGTAGTGACTTGTTAGCCAAAGAAAATCTGCGATCGCTACAGCCCTATCAACCAAATCTCTCAGTAACTTGGCTATTTCAAAAATCGATGAGCGTCGCTGTCAATCAACAAATCGAAAGCGATCGCATTAATTATCTGTTAGGTGTAACTTTTAACTCAATGGAGAAATTAGGCGATCGGGTTCTCTATCCATTTTTGCAAGATGTGGTGCAGTTCATTCCACTAGCGAGGACGATGCTAGCAATGTCTATTGCTGATCCTGTTTTAGTTCTGAAGATTATGCAACAGGTTGGAATTCCAACTTTACTAGATTGGCTAAAGCATTATCTGGGTTTAGGTGCATATAGCTTTTTGAATCAAATTGGTAAAAGGGTAGAACCTGCGATCGCTAATCTCTTGCCTGAGCAAAAATATCAATGGCAACGCCAGATTGACGCATGGCACTACGGTTCAGGTGGCGACTATCAGTCCCAAGAAGAGTAA
- a CDS encoding metal ABC transporter permease — translation MELVNWFTAPLHYGFMVKAIWVSALVGVVCSALSCFMILKGWALMGDAVSHAVLPGVVLAYVMNIPFAIGAFVFGVGSVMAIGFIKSNTRIKEDTVIGLVFTGLFAFGIVLVSKVKSTVDLGHILFGNVLGIGDSDILQTVIISVITLVTLALLRKDLVLFCFDVTHARSIGLNTTFLYYVLLSLLSLTAVAGLQTVGIILVVAMLVTPGATAYLLSDRFDHMMLIAMASGMFSSVMGTYISYHIDGSTGGCIVVLQTLLFLTAMIFAPKHGMLVRSRQQIAES, via the coding sequence ATGGAATTAGTGAATTGGTTTACAGCACCCTTGCATTATGGGTTTATGGTCAAGGCAATCTGGGTGAGTGCCTTAGTCGGTGTTGTCTGTTCGGCGCTATCTTGCTTCATGATCTTGAAGGGATGGGCGCTCATGGGAGATGCAGTTTCCCATGCTGTACTCCCAGGTGTGGTACTTGCCTATGTGATGAATATTCCCTTTGCGATCGGTGCATTTGTGTTTGGTGTGGGTTCGGTCATGGCGATCGGATTTATCAAATCCAACACTCGCATTAAAGAAGATACAGTAATTGGATTGGTATTTACAGGACTATTTGCCTTCGGGATTGTGTTAGTTTCCAAAGTTAAAAGTACAGTTGATTTAGGTCATATTCTCTTTGGCAATGTTCTCGGAATCGGTGATAGCGATATCCTCCAGACCGTAATCATTAGCGTCATTACCTTAGTAACACTCGCACTTTTACGCAAAGATTTAGTCCTGTTTTGCTTTGATGTCACCCATGCTCGTTCAATCGGTTTAAATACAACGTTTCTCTATTACGTTCTCCTGTCTTTGTTATCCCTCACGGCTGTTGCTGGACTTCAGACAGTGGGGATTATTCTCGTAGTAGCCATGTTAGTCACTCCTGGCGCAACTGCCTATTTATTAAGCGATCGCTTTGACCATATGATGTTGATTGCGATGGCATCAGGAATGTTTTCCAGTGTGATGGGAACTTACATCAGTTATCACATTGATGGCTCTACGGGCGGCTGTATCGTCGTTTTGCAAACCTTATTATTTCTAACGGCGATGATTTTTGCGCCGAAGCATGGAATGTTAGTGCGATCGCGTCAACAAATTGCTGAGTCCTAA
- a CDS encoding AAA-like domain-containing protein — protein sequence MTYSEAILAGRYKIVKPLGGGGFGQTFLAQDLQMPNQPACVVKQLKLQLLKPQELAIAKRLFDSEAATLNDLGIHDQIPRLFAHFEQDGEFYLVQEFIEGETLESEIGAGKQWDQLKLISGLRDILQILAFVHSCQVIHRDIKPANLIRRRSDRKIVLIDFGAVKAISPDSLERFIEEENQTRSVVVGSLMYMPNEQLAGQPKFCSDVYALGLVCLQAFTGLSFKELPKDLQNEYSCSLAGAKVNIKINSGLAAIIDKMVRYDYRQRYYDATEALLAIENLLRNAKAATTISSPPPKQQKKFQLEEPDGQIEIGSRFYIQRPPIEKDCLETMLRAGSLIRIKAPRQMGKSSLLSRTLAYAKHKEYQVAHLYFQQADSDIFDDLDLFLKWFCASIALELDLDDNLEQYWQGVLGSKNKCTKYFQRYLLAAKETPLVLGLDEVDLIFQYPKIASDFFGLLRAWHEKAKNEDVWKKLRLVIVHSKEVYIPLNINQSPFNVGVPIELPELTLEQIADLVQRHQLDWQPTQIKQLLMLTGGHPYLVRQALYQIARGRIDWESLLQSSPTEEGIYGNHLRRQLGNLKEDSELFEAYKELVTGSRPLQLDSQITFKLRSIGLVKLVGNQVVPMCALYYQYFQQIFQQSKINP from the coding sequence ATGACCTATTCTGAAGCAATTCTTGCAGGCAGATATAAAATTGTAAAACCTCTTGGTGGTGGTGGTTTTGGGCAGACATTTTTAGCTCAGGATTTGCAAATGCCAAATCAGCCTGCTTGTGTGGTTAAGCAACTAAAGCTCCAATTACTTAAACCTCAAGAACTAGCGATCGCCAAACGTTTATTTGATAGTGAGGCTGCAACATTAAATGATTTAGGAATTCATGATCAGATTCCCAGACTATTTGCCCACTTTGAGCAAGATGGCGAATTCTATCTAGTCCAAGAGTTTATTGAAGGTGAGACCTTAGAATCTGAGATTGGTGCTGGTAAGCAATGGGATCAATTAAAGCTGATTTCTGGCTTAAGAGATATTTTGCAAATATTAGCTTTTGTGCATAGCTGTCAAGTAATTCATCGAGATATCAAACCTGCTAACTTGATCCGCCGTCGTAGCGATCGCAAAATAGTACTAATTGACTTTGGAGCAGTCAAAGCTATAAGCCCAGACTCATTAGAGAGATTTATCGAAGAAGAGAATCAGACTCGTAGTGTTGTTGTTGGCTCCTTGATGTACATGCCCAATGAGCAATTAGCGGGTCAACCCAAATTTTGCAGCGATGTCTATGCCTTGGGGCTAGTATGCTTGCAAGCTTTCACGGGGCTTTCATTTAAAGAATTGCCGAAGGATCTTCAAAACGAGTATAGCTGCTCCTTGGCTGGTGCTAAGGTCAACATTAAAATTAATTCAGGGTTGGCAGCAATCATTGACAAAATGGTGCGATATGACTACCGCCAAAGATATTATGATGCGACAGAGGCTCTGCTAGCAATAGAGAACCTTCTCCGCAATGCCAAGGCAGCGACAACTATTTCTAGCCCTCCACCAAAACAGCAAAAGAAATTCCAATTGGAAGAGCCTGATGGTCAAATAGAAATAGGTTCTCGTTTTTACATTCAGCGACCTCCCATTGAAAAAGACTGCCTAGAAACCATGCTGAGAGCAGGTTCACTAATTCGGATTAAAGCGCCTCGACAAATGGGTAAATCATCTTTGTTATCGCGTACTCTAGCTTATGCCAAACATAAAGAATATCAAGTCGCGCATTTATATTTTCAGCAAGCGGATAGCGATATATTTGATGATCTAGATTTATTTCTAAAATGGTTTTGTGCGAGTATTGCCTTGGAATTAGATCTAGATGACAATTTGGAGCAATACTGGCAAGGAGTTCTAGGCAGTAAAAACAAGTGTACAAAATATTTTCAGCGTTACTTACTTGCCGCAAAGGAAACTCCCTTAGTTTTAGGACTGGATGAAGTAGATTTAATCTTCCAATATCCTAAAATCGCTTCTGATTTTTTTGGTTTACTAAGAGCTTGGCATGAAAAGGCAAAAAATGAGGATGTTTGGAAAAAGCTGAGATTAGTAATTGTTCATTCAAAAGAAGTCTATATCCCCTTAAATATCAATCAGTCACCTTTTAATGTAGGCGTACCGATTGAATTACCTGAATTGACTTTGGAGCAAATTGCAGATTTAGTTCAGCGACACCAACTAGATTGGCAGCCAACTCAGATAAAACAATTGCTAATGCTTACTGGTGGACATCCATATTTGGTTAGACAAGCACTTTATCAAATTGCGAGAGGGCGAATAGACTGGGAAAGTTTACTACAATCATCTCCTACCGAAGAGGGGATTTATGGTAACCATCTTCGTCGCCAACTTGGCAACTTAAAAGAAGATTCTGAGCTGTTTGAAGCATATAAAGAATTGGTTACAGGCTCTCGTCCTTTACAGTTAGATAGTCAAATAACTTTTAAATTACGAAGTATTGGTTTAGTGAAGCTAGTCGGTAATCAGGTGGTTCCGATGTGTGCACTATATTATCAATATTTTCAACAAATATTTCAACAATCTAAAATAAATCCATAG
- a CDS encoding metal ABC transporter substrate-binding protein produces MEPKLSLTKNLMSLKSYRAILTSLVFAVSLSGCNFPTTSPQTSNIPNSPSTSEHKDKKVILTTFTVLADMVQNVAGDKAIVESITKVGAEIHGYEPTPSDLRRGQSADLIFDNGMNLERWADRFYNSFPKVDRLTLSEGIQPINIAEDSYQGKPNPHAWMSPQNALVYVENIRKALSKADPVNAATYEANAKAYSQQILAIDAKLKQTISTIPLDKRYIVSCEGAFSYLARDYGLKEVYIWPVNAEQQATPKQVEKVIETVKAKKIPTVFCESTVSDKAMQQVVKETGAKYGGVFYVDSLSPPDGLTPTYLKLLEYNVNTLIKGLQ; encoded by the coding sequence ATGGAGCCTAAACTCAGTCTTACCAAAAACTTGATGTCCTTGAAAAGCTATCGGGCTATCCTTACTAGCCTTGTGTTTGCAGTTAGCCTGAGTGGGTGCAACTTCCCGACGACCTCCCCACAAACTAGTAACATCCCCAATTCCCCAAGCACATCAGAGCACAAAGACAAAAAAGTTATTCTGACCACGTTTACAGTGCTTGCAGACATGGTGCAAAACGTCGCAGGTGATAAAGCGATCGTGGAGTCGATTACGAAGGTGGGCGCTGAGATTCATGGCTATGAACCTACACCCAGTGACCTCCGTCGCGGTCAATCAGCCGATCTAATTTTTGATAATGGCATGAACTTGGAACGCTGGGCCGATCGCTTTTATAATAGTTTTCCTAAAGTCGATCGCCTGACCTTGAGCGAAGGCATTCAACCCATCAACATTGCCGAAGACTCCTATCAAGGTAAACCCAATCCTCACGCTTGGATGTCGCCTCAAAACGCCTTGGTCTATGTCGAAAATATTCGCAAAGCTCTGAGCAAAGCCGATCCTGTTAATGCAGCAACCTATGAGGCTAATGCCAAAGCCTATAGTCAGCAAATTTTAGCGATCGATGCCAAGCTAAAACAAACTATTTCGACAATTCCTCTAGACAAGCGATATATCGTCAGTTGTGAAGGTGCATTCTCATATCTTGCCCGTGATTATGGATTGAAGGAAGTTTATATTTGGCCAGTAAATGCCGAGCAGCAAGCCACTCCTAAGCAAGTAGAGAAAGTAATAGAAACAGTAAAAGCAAAAAAGATCCCAACCGTGTTTTGCGAAAGTACAGTCAGTGATAAAGCGATGCAACAAGTAGTAAAAGAAACTGGAGCAAAGTATGGAGGTGTCTTTTATGTGGATTCCCTATCTCCTCCCGATGGACTTACCCCGACCTATCTCAAATTACTGGAATACAACGTCAATACATTAATCAAAGGCTTGCAATAG
- a CDS encoding ABC transporter ATP-binding protein, producing MPTDQSVTTAISVRDLNFAWASGETVLDHCNLSVPKGEFWMLLGTNGSGKSTLLRLLAGLLKPKSGDIEIGARIGFVFQNPDHQLVMPTVGADIAFGLASENLSYIETLHRVKESLSAVNLEQMIRRPIYALSGGQKQRVAIAGAIARHAEILLLDEPTALLDGENQLDLVASVRDLVKQKNLTALWVTHRLNELDYADGAFLLERGQVIDKGDPMRLKQVLLEKS from the coding sequence ATGCCCACTGATCAATCTGTAACCACCGCCATAAGTGTTCGCGATCTTAATTTTGCGTGGGCATCGGGCGAAACCGTCCTCGATCACTGCAATTTATCTGTCCCAAAAGGGGAATTTTGGATGCTGTTGGGTACTAACGGCAGTGGTAAATCAACTTTACTCAGGCTCCTAGCAGGCTTGCTCAAACCTAAGTCTGGCGATATTGAGATCGGTGCTCGCATTGGATTTGTATTCCAAAACCCCGATCATCAATTGGTCATGCCTACCGTTGGCGCAGATATTGCTTTTGGCTTAGCGTCAGAAAATCTTTCCTACATAGAAACTTTGCATCGAGTTAAAGAATCACTTAGCGCTGTTAACCTAGAGCAAATGATTCGCCGCCCCATCTACGCTCTTAGTGGTGGTCAAAAGCAGAGGGTTGCGATCGCAGGTGCGATCGCGCGTCATGCCGAGATTTTATTGCTAGATGAACCCACGGCTTTATTAGATGGCGAAAATCAGCTTGATCTTGTCGCTTCAGTCCGCGATTTGGTCAAACAAAAAAATCTCACAGCTCTATGGGTAACTCATCGTTTGAATGAGCTTGACTATGCTGATGGCGCATTTTTATTAGAGCGTGGTCAGGTCATCGACAAAGGCGATCCGATGCGTCTAAAGCAAGTACTACTAGAAAAAAGTTAG
- a CDS encoding metal ABC transporter ATP-binding protein: protein MNTFSIDIENVTVAYHGKIALHSASLQLKAGTICGLVGMNGAGKSTLFKAVMGFVKPVSGRVLINGLPIRLVQKNNLVAYVPQTEEVDWNFPVSVHDVVMMGRYGYMNFLRISRSQDQHAVRDSLERVEMWEMRDRQIGELSGGQKKRTFFARALAQQAKVLLLDEPFAGVDVKTEKMMINLLMELRDAGYTILISTHDLDSITTFCDQVVLINRTILAYGETSEVFTEENLSRTFGGSVIDLSRSKIITPPTL, encoded by the coding sequence ATGAATACATTTAGCATCGATATTGAGAATGTAACAGTTGCCTATCATGGCAAGATAGCTTTACATAGTGCATCACTCCAACTCAAAGCAGGTACAATCTGCGGCTTAGTCGGTATGAATGGCGCAGGTAAGTCCACGCTATTTAAAGCGGTGATGGGCTTTGTCAAACCTGTAAGCGGAAGAGTATTAATTAACGGGTTACCAATTCGCCTTGTCCAAAAAAATAATCTAGTTGCCTATGTACCACAGACAGAAGAAGTAGATTGGAACTTTCCTGTGAGTGTCCATGATGTAGTGATGATGGGACGCTATGGCTACATGAATTTTCTGCGAATTTCCCGATCGCAAGATCAACATGCTGTGCGTGATAGCTTGGAGAGAGTCGAAATGTGGGAAATGCGCGATCGCCAAATCGGTGAGTTATCGGGCGGTCAAAAGAAACGCACATTTTTTGCTAGAGCTTTGGCACAACAGGCTAAGGTTCTATTGCTAGATGAGCCCTTTGCAGGAGTGGATGTCAAGACCGAGAAGATGATGATAAATCTGCTTATGGAACTCCGCGACGCAGGTTATACGATTTTAATTTCCACCCATGATTTAGATTCGATCACCACTTTTTGCGATCAAGTAGTCCTGATCAATCGCACAATTCTCGCCTATGGTGAGACTTCAGAAGTATTTACTGAAGAAAATCTTTCTCGCACCTTTGGCGGTTCAGTTATCGATTTATCGCGTTCAAAAATAATTACACCTCCAACTTTGTGA
- the mdh gene encoding malate dehydrogenase: MPMQIQDYRSPKVTVIGAGNVGGMLAQRIAKQNLADVVLCDIVQGKPQGIALDLAQAHTISNLDRQIIGTNDYSDTKDSDVIVITAGIPRKEGMSRNDLLRINAGIVKDVVQKAIALSPSAILLIVSNPLDVMTYLAWQVSGLPPQRVVGMAGVLDAARFQTFIAMELGISTADIYTTVLGGHGDLMLPLPRLSTVNGVPITELLSQEAIVRLVERTRNGGAEIVKLLQNGSAYFAPSAAAYVMVEAIISDRHRIFPAAAHLTGEYGLKDIFMGVPVQLGRQGVEKVIELELTDEEIASLHASASSIQENINLL, encoded by the coding sequence ATGCCAATGCAAATACAAGATTATCGATCACCTAAAGTCACTGTCATCGGTGCTGGTAATGTCGGCGGCATGTTAGCGCAACGCATCGCCAAGCAAAATTTAGCTGACGTTGTATTATGCGATATTGTCCAAGGGAAACCGCAAGGAATTGCCCTTGATCTGGCACAGGCACATACAATTTCCAATCTCGATCGCCAAATTATCGGCACTAATGACTACAGCGACACCAAAGATTCGGATGTGATTGTCATCACCGCAGGCATACCACGCAAAGAGGGAATGAGTCGTAATGATCTGCTCAGGATTAATGCAGGCATAGTTAAGGATGTTGTGCAGAAGGCGATCGCTCTATCTCCTTCTGCAATTTTGCTCATTGTCTCTAATCCTTTAGATGTAATGACTTACCTAGCATGGCAAGTCAGTGGTTTACCTCCTCAAAGAGTAGTTGGGATGGCTGGAGTTTTAGATGCTGCTAGATTTCAAACTTTTATTGCGATGGAATTAGGCATATCCACTGCGGATATCTATACAACCGTTTTGGGTGGACATGGTGATTTGATGCTTCCTTTGCCACGCCTATCAACAGTGAACGGTGTTCCGATTACTGAGCTATTGTCACAGGAGGCGATCGTCCGATTAGTAGAGCGAACTCGCAATGGAGGTGCAGAAATAGTCAAGTTGTTGCAAAATGGTAGTGCTTATTTTGCGCCATCGGCTGCCGCCTACGTTATGGTCGAAGCAATCATTAGCGATCGGCATCGAATTTTTCCTGCTGCTGCTCATCTCACAGGTGAATATGGCTTAAAAGATATATTTATGGGAGTCCCCGTACAGTTAGGGCGACAAGGTGTTGAAAAGGTGATCGAACTGGAGCTTACAGATGAGGAAATTGCCTCACTCCATGCTTCCGCATCATCTATCCAAGAGAATATCAATCTCCTCTAG
- the rodA gene encoding rod shape-determining protein RodA, with amino-acid sequence MIVKGLELPSWENIKREWRDADPLLLIFPILLMILGGIAIYSSDFRSQNAVWWQHWVTGGVGLVAMFAIARFHYDQLLRLHWFTYAITNISLVLVLLIGTTALGAERWITIGGFNIQPSEFAKVGIIISLAAVMHDRPIQSPIDAFKVAWVTVPPWILIFLQPNLGTSLIFAAITIGMLYWAGASLGWLLLIFSPIVSAVLFSIYLPAWIVWVILMGVAAWVSLPWFRIVSTVIAVVVNLVSGQAGILLWNILHDYQKKRLLLFIDPNQDPLGAGYHVIQSKIAIGAGQLFGQGWLKGTQTQLNFIPEQHTDFIFSAIGEEFGFFGCVCVLLLFVGICWRLLVIAVNARDNFGSLLAIGVFSFVLFQTFVNIGMNINVAPVTGIPLPWLSYGRSALLANFMAIGLAESVAAHRRTIKF; translated from the coding sequence ATGATCGTAAAAGGCTTAGAACTACCCAGTTGGGAAAATATCAAACGTGAGTGGCGCGATGCCGATCCGTTGTTGCTAATTTTCCCGATTCTATTGATGATTTTAGGTGGCATTGCCATCTACAGCTCTGACTTTCGCTCTCAGAATGCTGTGTGGTGGCAACATTGGGTGACAGGTGGCGTAGGCTTGGTAGCTATGTTTGCGATCGCCCGTTTTCATTACGATCAATTATTGCGATTACATTGGTTTACCTACGCGATCACCAATATATCTTTGGTTTTGGTGCTGCTTATTGGTACAACGGCTCTTGGGGCTGAGCGCTGGATTACGATCGGTGGCTTTAATATTCAGCCTTCGGAATTTGCCAAGGTAGGCATAATTATTTCTTTAGCAGCCGTGATGCACGATCGCCCGATTCAGAGTCCGATTGATGCATTTAAAGTCGCTTGGGTAACCGTACCGCCTTGGATTTTGATCTTTTTGCAACCCAACCTTGGCACATCTCTGATATTTGCAGCGATCACGATTGGAATGCTCTATTGGGCTGGAGCCAGCTTGGGTTGGCTATTACTAATATTTTCACCCATTGTCTCGGCAGTCCTGTTTTCGATTTATTTACCCGCATGGATTGTATGGGTGATTTTGATGGGTGTGGCGGCTTGGGTCTCATTACCTTGGTTTCGGATTGTCAGTACTGTAATTGCTGTGGTAGTCAATTTGGTGTCTGGACAAGCAGGAATTTTATTATGGAATATTCTCCATGATTATCAAAAGAAGCGCCTATTACTATTTATCGATCCTAATCAAGATCCTCTCGGAGCTGGATATCACGTCATTCAGTCCAAAATTGCGATCGGAGCTGGGCAACTATTTGGTCAGGGTTGGCTCAAGGGTACACAAACACAGTTAAATTTTATTCCTGAGCAGCATACTGATTTCATCTTTTCAGCGATCGGCGAAGAGTTTGGCTTTTTTGGTTGTGTATGCGTTTTGTTATTGTTTGTAGGAATTTGCTGGCGCTTACTGGTAATTGCAGTAAATGCGCGGGATAATTTCGGATCACTACTAGCGATCGGCGTGTTTTCCTTCGTCCTATTTCAAACCTTTGTCAATATCGGCATGAATATCAATGTTGCGCCTGTGACGGGGATTCCTTTGCCTTGGCTCAGTTATGGACGATCAGCATTACTTGCTAATTTCATGGCGATCGGCTTGGCGGAGTCTGTTGCCGCCCATCGACGCACGATTAAGTTTTAA
- a CDS encoding pentapeptide repeat-containing protein: MTAVQNWIKKENNWYRRMAKVSSAEQLLEQYNQGDRNFEGSDLDGANLSGLVLKEINLSRASLRKADLTGADLSSALLFQADLSTAILNRVELSRANLTGANLSRSLLTGANLHKTILLKASLNGAILLNAKLTQARLREADLSEANLNSADLSEAVATEAKFVGAKYSLNTKFPVGFDPIVEGMQTD, translated from the coding sequence GTGACCGCAGTACAAAACTGGATTAAGAAAGAAAACAACTGGTATAGACGCATGGCAAAAGTAAGTAGTGCTGAGCAATTATTAGAGCAGTACAACCAAGGCGATCGCAACTTTGAAGGCTCTGACTTAGATGGAGCTAACTTAAGTGGATTAGTGTTAAAAGAGATTAATTTGAGTAGAGCTAGTCTCAGAAAAGCCGATCTCACAGGTGCGGATCTTAGCTCTGCACTTTTGTTTCAAGCAGATCTCTCAACCGCAATTCTCAATAGAGTTGAGTTAAGTCGGGCAAATCTTACGGGGGCAAATCTTAGCCGTTCACTTTTGACAGGTGCAAATCTTCATAAAACCATATTGCTTAAAGCTTCTTTAAATGGGGCAATTCTGTTAAATGCTAAGTTAACCCAAGCTAGACTTCGGGAAGCAGACTTAAGTGAAGCGAATCTCAACAGTGCAGATTTATCCGAAGCCGTAGCAACTGAAGCAAAGTTTGTCGGTGCAAAATATAGCCTTAACACCAAATTCCCAGTGGGTTTCGATCCTATAGTTGAAGGTATGCAAACCGATTAG